A stretch of Equus caballus isolate H_3958 breed thoroughbred chromosome 11, TB-T2T, whole genome shotgun sequence DNA encodes these proteins:
- the TBC1D16 gene encoding TBC1 domain family member 16 isoform X7 codes for MKVADEKTCMRFSIRRPKLPSSETHPEESMYKRLDVSAWLRHLNELGQVEEEYKLRKAIFFGGIDVSIRGEVWPFLLRYYSHESTSEEREALRVQKRKEYAEIQQKRLSMTPEEHRAFWRNVQFTVDKDVVRTDRSNQFFRGEGNPNVESMRRILLNYAVYNPAIGYSQGMSDLVAPILAEVLDESDTFWCFVGLMQNTIFVSSPRDEDMEKQLLYLRELLRLTHLRFYQHLVSLGEDGLQMLFCHRWLLLCFKREFPEAEALRIWEACWAHYQITSIFSSVWPSWPSTGTMSLSSSWPPTRCSCTLETWPCT; via the exons ATGaag GTCGCCGACGAAAAGACGTGCATGCGGTTCTCCATCCGTCGGCCCAAACTGCCCTCGTCCGAGACGCACCCCGAGGAGAGCATGTACAAGAGGCTGGACGTCTCCGCCTGGCTGCGCCACCTGAACGAGCTGGGCCAGGTGGAAGAGGAGTACAAGCTGCGCAAG GCCATTTTCTTCGGCGGCATTGATGTGTCAATCCGGGGGGAGGTCTGGCCCTTCCTGCTGCGTTATTACAGCCACGAGTCCACGTCGGAGGAGAGGGAGGCCCTGCGGGTGCAGAAGCGGAAGGAGTACGCGGAGATCCAGCAGAAAAG GCTCTCCATGACTCCCGAAGAGCACAGAGCCTTCTGGCGCAATGTGCAGTTCACCGTGGACAAGGATGTGGTTCGCACAGATCGGAGCAACCAGTTCTTCCGAGGCGAAGGCAATCCCAACGTGGAGAGCATGAG GAGGATCCTGCTGAACTACGCCGTGTACAACCCGGCCATCGGCTACTCCCAGGGCATGTCGGACCTGGTGGCACCCATCTTGGCCGAGGTCCTGGACGAATCAGACACCTTCTGGTGCTTTGTGGGTTTGATGCAGAATACCATCTTCGTCAGCTCTCCTCGGGACGAGGACATGGAGAAACAGCTG CTGTACCTGCGGGAGCTGCTTCGGCTGACGCACCTACGCTTCTACCAGCACCTGGTCTCGCTGGGGGAGGACGGCCTGCAGATGCTCTTCTGCCACCGCTGGCTCCTGCTGTGCTTTAAACGGGAGTTCCCTGAGGCCGAGGCGCTGCGAATCTGGGAGGCCTGCTGGGCCCACTACCAG ATTACTTCCATCTTTTCATCTGTGTGGCCATCGTGGCCATCTACGGGGACGATGTCATTGAGCAGCAGCTGGCCACCGACCAGATGCTCCTGCACTTTGGAAACCTGGCCATGCACATGA